A portion of the Oncorhynchus nerka isolate Pitt River linkage group LG27, Oner_Uvic_2.0, whole genome shotgun sequence genome contains these proteins:
- the LOC115111622 gene encoding 26S proteasome non-ATPase regulatory subunit 9-like, translating to MKMTEENNDGNSTITMEDVQSLIKKKDTIEEQIKSYYDVLEDQEVGMEGPLVDAEGFPRADVNVYQIRTARHTISCLQNDHKAIMVEIEEALHRLHALEKAKRKQDQAESQTESMEQEVTLPSPFARVDAVSQGSPACQAGLRISDEIIAFGSINTGNFQNLQNIASVVQHSEGRPLNVTVIRNGQKTQMGLTPQRWSGRGLLGCNIVPIHS from the exons ATGAAGATGACGGAGGAAAACAACGATGGAAATTCGACAATAACAATGGAAGATGTCCAAAGTCTTATAAAAAAGAAAGACACTATTGAAGAACAAATTAAATCTTACTACGACGTTTTGGAAGAT CAAGAGGTTGGAATGGAAGGTCCTTTGGTTGATGCAGAGGGATTCCCTCGCGCAGATGTTAATGTGTACCAGATCAGAACAGCAAGGCACACTATTTCTT GTCTACAGAATGATCACAAAGCCATCATGGTGGAAATCGAGGAGGCCCTGCACAGGCTGCATGCTCTAGAGAAGGCGAAGCGCAAGCAGGACCAGGCAGAATCCCAGACTGAGTCCATGGAGCAGGAGGTCACCCTGCCCTCTCCCTTTGCCCGTGTGGATGCTGTCTCACAAGGCTCCCCTGCCTGTCAGGCT GGCTTGCGAATTAGTGATGAAATCATAGCTTTTGGATCCATCAACACAGGGAACTTCCAGAACCTGCAGAATATTGCCTCAGTGGTTCAGCATAGTGAAGGG AGACCATTAAATGTTACAGTGATTCGAAATGGCCAGAAGACCCAAATGGGACTTACCCCACAGCGGTGGTCGGGCAGAGGTTTACTGGG ATGTAACATTGTGCCCATCCACAGCTGA